Genomic segment of Pseudomonadales bacterium:
TCAGTCAATGCAAGGCTTTCGAGAATTTGATCAACCTCAAGCGCATAATGACTATGATGATAGTCAAAAATAATGAGACTAGGATGCTTTTTTTTATTGCTAGAAACTTCAGTTAGATCTTTTTTATCTAGATAGGCCTCAAACATAGCCTTAGCATTAAGCTGTGGAATGATATGCCCATTATGATTAATCAATCCATCAATGCATTTAGGGGCAAATGGCATAGCTGCAACGGTTAGGCGGTCGCTAACCTCAATAAGACTGGTAAGAGGTAGTGCAAATAGCGCGTCGCTGACCTCGAAAACAAGATGCGGCTCAGCGCTTTTCATAATAAACACAGCCTAAGTTATTATGCTGAATCATACCCATTTGATCAAACATATTATCGACCGCACTCAACAATAACAGCCCACCTGAAGCTAAGGCACTGCGCAATACCATCTGCGCATGGCGCTGCGCGTCTTCATGTAAATAGATCATGACATTTCGGCACAAAATAAGATCGCACTGTTTAATAGGCGGTATTGGGCTCATTAAGTTGAAGATTTCAAAGCTGGTTAGTGATTTGACAACATCGTTAATCTGGTAGGTGCGTTTGGTTTTACCCAATAAGTCTTCACGTTCGTTAATCAGTGAAAAATAATCGAGGTACTCATCGGGGAAGTTGCGAAACGAAGAGAGACCAGAGTCGGAATTTTCATAAATGCCCTCACTGGCTTTGCGAATCACCTGCCGCGAAATGTCGGTGCCATTAATGATAATCTTCCAGCCAGTGGGTGGCAGAATTACGCCATTGCGCAGTTTCAGGCTGAGATTCTTCTCAATGAAAATCGATAAAATCATCATGCCTAGGGTGTAAACCTCTTCACCGGAAGAACAAGCGGCCGACCAAATAGTCAGGTTAAAGTCGCGCGCGCGTAATTTACTGTCGATTAATTCAGGCAGAATTTTATCTTTTAACAGCTTCATCGGCGCGGCATCACGAAAAAAATAGGTTTCGTGATTATTTAAATCTTCTACTAGCGCCGGTAACTCGGTTTTAAATGGATCATTGGCGATAGAGGTTACCCACTCATTCAGCTCGTTTTCACCCAGTCCCTTTAAAATAAAGGATAGCTTGCGCGTTAGGAGTTCTGAGGGTTTAAGTCCAGCATAGTGGCTGATCAGATCGATAAGTCGTTTTAGCGCAGGGCTGTTGCTGTCTAACATAGATAAACCTTGGATTAGCCTTTAACGTGGAAAAATTGAATAACTTCATGCAATTTTGCAATCGAGTGGTCCATGTCTTCAGCCATTTTTGTCAACTGTAAAGATGAGCTAGCATTATGCTGAGCTACTTGATCAAGTTGAGAGATAGCAAAGGTAATCTCGTGTAAGCCAGAGGACTGCTCGGTTGATGCTGCTGAAATCTCTTGCACCAATTCAGCGGTACGATCAATTTTTGGTAGGATCGAGGTGAGGTTGGCGCCAGCTTCTTCTGAGACTTGTACGGTCGAATGCGCCATTTCGATAACCTGTGATGCAGCGACTTTAGAACGTTCTGCTAATTTTCTGACCTCTGCTGCGACAACGGCAAAGCCACGGCCATCTTCTCCCGCACGTGAAGCCTCTATGGAGGCATTTAAAGCCAACAAATTGGTTTGGTAAGCAATATCGTCAATGATCGACACCTTCTCAGCAATTTTTCGCATCGCAGCAACCATTTCGATCACGCGTTGACCGGATTCTTGCGCTGCTGAGGCGGATTCAACCGCAATATCTTGAGTCGCTTTTGCGTTTTGATTGTTTTGTGAGACGGTGGCACTCATTTGCTCAATCGACGCTGAGGTTTCTTCAACGCTGGTTGCTTGCTCATTAGCGCCGCGGCTTATGCTGTCGGCTGAGGCGCTGATTTGTTTAGAAATATCATTAACCAGATCGGTGTTTTTGATCATTTCTTCCATCACGTCAGAAAACTTTAAGGTGACTTCTTGCAGCGCTTGGTCAATATCGTCTAAATCATGATTGCCGGTGCGGCTAAGCTCGGTTTTAGACAAGTCGCCTTGGGCGAGTTGGGTGATTGATTTACGTGTTGCTTGCAGCCAATCAATCATCACGTTAACCACGCTGATACTGATAAAGATTGAAATCGCTAAACTCAGCCCCGCAGTAATCACAATTAAAGCCTGTGCCACCCATTGCGTATTTTCAATACCGGCAATATGCGAATCAACTTGTTCGACCACATCAAGCTCGGTGCGTTTTAAAATTTCTAATACTTCAAATGAGGCAAGGTCATACTGGGCTTTGCTGGCGTAAAGTTGCTGGCTTAACGTTAAGGCCTGCTCCACCTGTTGTTGCAAGGTGTTGAATTGCTGCTGATAAGCAGCAGTAAGCGTCATTGCTGCTTCGCTGTTTGCGTTTAATGTAGTATTGCGAAAAAAGCCTGTCGCGGTTAATTGCTGAATAATCTCTTCAAGCCGAGACAAGCTGTCTTCTAATTCTGCTAGCTTGGTATCGCTTAAATCCAATTTTGCTGCAGACGAATCAAAAAAATGCTCAACTTTTAACAAATTTATTTGCGCTTCTTTATTTTGGTCATTAATTGTCCAGATTGCTCCTAATTGATTACCTGCACGTTGAGAAGACTTAAGTGCAACTAAGGTGTCACGTAATTTGCGAGAGCTTAGTGATTGTGTTTCTGAGATAAGGGCATTAAATTTCGTAAAGTTGTTAGCTAATAAATTGTAGCTTACAGAAAATTCTTGATACTGTTCTGAGATCGCATTTTTAAGCGTTAGAAATCTATTATATTTGAGCTCGATGTCCTCGATAGTCTCGGCTTTGAGTTGCTTGGCAGTCTTTAATTTATCTATTGAGGCACTGGTTAGCTGCTCTCCGGATTCGGCTGAATTGGTTTGCAAGGTCTCGCCCGCTAAGACTTTTTCAACCACCAACATCTGTTCAAAAATGCCCCGGCTCGACTGTGTGGCGCCTTCTGAACTGTCCCATATATCACCAGTCACCGAGTCTAAGGCCGACGATAATGCCGTAAATCCAAAGTAGCCGGCTGAAGCGCTGATCACAATCATGCCCGCGATCAAATAATAGCCCGTTCTAAGTTTGGTTGAAATTTTCATGCTGTTGACCTTTTGTCATAACGCTAGGGTTAATGAATAAGTTGTTCGTTTTTAGCCATATCATGCTTAGTGTCCATGGCCAGTTTAAATAATCCTGCGCAATCAAGTATTGCCACGACCTGCCCATCGCCGATGACTGCTGCACCCGATAAGCCTTGATAGCTTTGAAATAGCGGGTGACTTTGTTTGACTAAAACTTCAGCGCGGCCAACTGTGGCGTCGACAATCAGTCCAGCGCTCGCGTTTTCATTAGCCAAGATTAATACCTCATAATCATGCTGACGATGTTTGATGGTATTGATGCCAGTGATGAGGCTTTGCAAATCATATAAGGGTAAGATTTGGTTGCGAAAGCGAGTGGTTGCTTGCCCCTGAATAGACTGGATGTCATCGCTATTGATATGCATAACTTCTTGCACAAAGCGTTCGGGCATGGCTAATAATTGTTGTTCACTTTGTAATAGCACGACGGCCTGAATCGCAGTAGAAATCGGTAATTTCAATGCAAAGCTAGTGCCTTGTCCAGGCGTTGAGGTGATANTAATGCTGCCGCCAATAGAGCTGATCTGGTTTTTAACAACATCCATACCAACACCTCGGCCTGAGGTTTCAGTCAAGGTCTGTGTGGTTGAAAAGCCCGGTTCAAATATACAGCTAAAGATTTCTTCATCACTGTACGACTTGCTAGCTGACAAAAGCCCCAAGGCAATACTTTTTTCTTCAATCAAAGGCTTATCCAAGCCGCGGCCATCGTCAATGATGCGAATAATCACATGATCACTAAACTGTTCTGCAATGAGCTGAATTTTCCCCTGTTCTGGTTTGTTTTGCTGAGCCCGCTCAATACTATCTTCGATGCCGTGATCAATACCATTGCGCACCATATGTGCCAGTGGTTCTGCTAATATGTCAATCATCGCCTTATCGATTTTTACCTGCTCGCCTTCAATCTCTAGGCTGACATTTTTACCCAGTTTTTTACCGATGCTTCTCACGTATTTATGAAAACGATCAAAAACATAGGCTATTGGAATAACACGTAAATCTAAAATCGATGACTGAAGCTGTTTGATGCTGCTTTGAATAGATTGGTTGTTAGTGTTGAGTTGTTGCAAGCCTTTGGCAATAAAATCAACTGAAGCGCTGAGTTGATGGTTATTATGATCTGCAGTGAATTGCTTGAGCAGCGATATATGTTGTTCCAGCTCGGCGGTATTAAATAAATGTGTCTGACGATTTTGCGTTGTGCTAACTTCACCAACAGTGGCAATCAATTGATCAATCGCCTTACTATCAATTTTTAATGCCGATGCCGATATTTCTGTTTCACTGGCCAGAAGTGCAATGTCATCGCTAGTCTGTTCAAAAGCCTCTGCTTCAGCCTCGGCGGTTGTCGCGCTAGAGTCGTCTGCAGTTTGCTCAATCGAGTCGGCCTTCAGAAGCTCATAGACTTCTTGCTTACGATCAATAATCGATAAGATTTTTTCAATATCTTCAGCAGGTTTGGCGGACAGTAATAAAATGCAAAAAGAGGTTCGTTGCGCAACGCCGTTCACAAAATCATGGAATACGGTTCGGCTATGAATCATTTCACCGATATTCTGGCAGGCGGTGAGCACTTTTTCGCCGAGGCTTTCATTCTCAAAACGTAGGTCAATTTCGAAAGCATTTTTGCCAGACTCTAGTTCATGCAGCAATGCGTTGAGCGAGTCTATCGATAAATCATTTAGCGCATCGGGATGGAGCGGGCAGAGAGTTAAAATTTTGGCTTTGCAATCGTTTACGGCGTCACTGGCGTGATTATTTTGCGCCGTCATCTGCTGGAGTTTATCTAGACTATCGGAACAGGTGGCGTGAAAGGCTTCGCTGTCTTCATACTGCTGAGCAAGCTCAATAATCGCAATGATCTGAGTTAAGATACTTGAGCTAAGTTGAATATAGCCACGAATATACTCAAGGTTGAGCTGTCGTA
This window contains:
- a CDS encoding Hpt domain-containing protein: MASDLFEKLWPAFVSEMTEQLDSAELLLAKHAVKSDAEINQLFRNFHTIKGSSAMIGFNHMEALAHKAEDILAAVRNDEYAFDEAVTDILLEAISGLKLQFTQANKDQQNPPAQSELIAQLEAFHQQQLGQESAKLPELATDSKLLDEISQSAKLAVPSLVLGLDKQAQADRIEPGIKQMAKLASRAGFHALAKQLMQYLAFLDADQPATLLSLTADIFDSLKLIAKQQQIDLSLEMTSRICQSKLNEQWQVELGSMQQSLQQLAQQSQQDWPAEQSLALIEQAKTLDNYCSLFGYQSLNASLRYIRQLNLEYIRGYIQLSSSILTQIIAIIELAQQYEDSEAFHATCSDSLDKLQQMTAQNNHASDAVNDCKAKILTLCPLHPDALNDLSIDSLNALLHELESGKNAFEIDLRFENESLGEKVLTACQNIGEMIHSRTVFHDFVNGVAQRTSFCILLLSAKPAEDIEKILSIIDRKQEVYELLKADSIEQTADDSSATTAEAEAEAFEQTSDDIALLASETEISASALKIDSKAIDQLIATVGEVSTTQNRQTHLFNTAELEQHISLLKQFTADHNNHQLSASVDFIAKGLQQLNTNNQSIQSSIKQLQSSILDLRVIPIAYVFDRFHKYVRSIGKKLGKNVSLEIEGEQVKIDKAMIDILAEPLAHMVRNGIDHGIEDSIERAQQNKPEQGKIQLIAEQFSDHVIIRIIDDGRGLDKPLIEEKSIALGLLSASKSYSDEEIFSCIFEPGFSTTQTLTETSGRGVGMDVVKNQISSIGGSIXITSTPGQGTSFALKLPISTAIQAVVLLQSEQQLLAMPERFVQEVMHINSDDIQSIQGQATTRFRNQILPLYDLQSLITGINTIKHRQHDYEVLILANENASAGLIVDATVGRAEVLVKQSHPLFQSYQGLSGAAVIGDGQVVAILDCAGLFKLAMDTKHDMAKNEQLIH
- a CDS encoding chemotaxis protein CheW, which gives rise to MKSAEPHLVFEVSDALFALPLTSLIEVSDRLTVAAMPFAPKCIDGLINHNGHIIPQLNAKAMFEAYLDKKDLTEVSSNKKKHPSLIIFDYHHSHYALEVDQILESLALT